A genomic window from Flintibacter sp. KGMB00164 includes:
- the glmM gene encoding phosphoglucosamine mutase, whose translation MGKYFGTDGFRGKAGEGLTADHAYQIGRFLGWYFGRTHRAQIVVGKDTRRSSYMLEYAISAGMAASGADVHLLHVTTTPSVSYVARTDGFDCGVMISASHNPFYDNGIKLINGEGEKMEESVISLVEDYLDGKLELDGQPWKELPMATEAQVGSIVDDTAGRNRYMGYLISLAVYSFKGKRVALDCANGSAWHIAPRIFEALGAQVFTINTNPDGTNINLNAGSTHIEGLQRYVVENKMDVGFAYDGDADRCLAVDENGKLVDGDQIMYLYACYMKERGKLVTNKVVTTVMSNFGLYKALEKAGIGYEKTAVGDKYVYENMVQNGHRIGGEQSGHIIFTKYARTGDGILTSLKIMEAMLAKKLPLSKLAEPVTIYPQVLINVRVKDKKAAQADADVQAAVDAVAAELGNTGRILVRESGTEPLVRVMVEAPDQELCQALAQRVVDMIKQKGHAI comes from the coding sequence ATGGGAAAGTATTTTGGCACGGACGGGTTCCGTGGTAAGGCCGGCGAGGGCCTGACCGCCGATCACGCCTATCAGATCGGACGCTTCCTGGGCTGGTACTTCGGCCGCACCCACCGGGCGCAGATCGTGGTGGGCAAGGACACCCGCCGCTCCAGCTATATGCTGGAGTACGCCATCAGCGCGGGCATGGCCGCATCCGGCGCCGACGTCCACCTGCTCCATGTCACCACTACCCCCTCTGTCTCTTACGTGGCCCGTACTGACGGCTTTGACTGCGGCGTGATGATCAGCGCCTCCCACAACCCCTTCTATGATAATGGCATCAAGCTCATCAACGGCGAGGGTGAGAAGATGGAGGAGAGCGTCATCTCTCTGGTAGAGGACTATTTGGACGGCAAGCTGGAGCTGGACGGACAGCCCTGGAAGGAGCTGCCCATGGCCACCGAGGCCCAGGTGGGCAGCATCGTGGACGACACCGCCGGCCGTAACCGCTACATGGGTTACCTCATCTCCCTGGCCGTGTATTCCTTCAAGGGCAAGCGGGTGGCTCTGGACTGTGCCAACGGCAGCGCCTGGCACATTGCCCCCCGGATCTTTGAGGCCCTGGGCGCCCAGGTATTCACCATCAACACCAACCCCGACGGCACCAACATCAACCTCAACGCCGGTTCCACCCATATCGAGGGCCTTCAGCGCTATGTGGTGGAGAACAAGATGGACGTGGGCTTTGCCTATGACGGCGACGCTGACCGCTGCCTGGCCGTGGACGAGAACGGCAAGCTGGTGGACGGCGATCAGATCATGTACCTGTATGCCTGCTACATGAAGGAGCGGGGCAAGCTGGTCACCAACAAGGTGGTTACCACCGTCATGTCCAACTTCGGCCTGTACAAGGCTCTGGAGAAGGCGGGGATCGGTTACGAGAAGACCGCCGTGGGCGACAAGTATGTCTATGAGAACATGGTGCAGAACGGCCACCGCATCGGCGGCGAGCAGTCCGGCCACATTATCTTCACCAAGTACGCCCGTACCGGCGACGGTATCCTCACCTCCCTGAAGATCATGGAGGCCATGCTGGCCAAGAAGCTGCCTCTGAGCAAGCTGGCTGAGCCGGTGACCATATATCCTCAGGTGCTCATCAACGTGCGGGTAAAGGATAAGAAGGCTGCCCAGGCTGACGCCGATGTTCAAGCTGCTGTGGACGCAGTGGCTGCCGAGCTGGGCAACACCGGCCGCATCCTGGTCCGCGAGTCCGGCACTGAGCCCCTCGTCCGCGTGATGGTGGAGGCTCCTGATCAGGAGCTGTGCCAGGCCCTGGCCCAGCGCGTGGTGGATATGATCAAGCAGAAGGGTCACGCAATCTAA
- a CDS encoding dipicolinate synthase subunit B, whose amino-acid sequence MIDQTVGFAVCGSFCTHAKAMEALEQVKARFSTVIPIVSECTAATDTRFGPAHELMREMERICDRRVISSIREAEPIGPKKLLDLLIIAPCTGNTLGKLACGITDTAVTMAAKAHLRNQRPLLIAPSTNDGLTASAPNLGALLSRKYIYFVPFGQDDPVKKPTSLVADFSLVADAAQAALEGRQLQPLLRVV is encoded by the coding sequence ATGATCGACCAAACGGTCGGCTTTGCCGTGTGCGGCTCCTTCTGCACCCACGCCAAGGCCATGGAGGCCCTGGAGCAGGTAAAAGCCCGCTTCTCCACGGTAATTCCCATTGTCTCGGAGTGTACCGCCGCCACCGACACCCGCTTTGGCCCTGCCCATGAGCTGATGCGGGAGATGGAGCGGATCTGTGACCGGCGGGTCATCTCCTCCATCCGGGAGGCAGAACCCATCGGCCCCAAGAAGCTGCTGGATCTGCTCATCATTGCCCCCTGTACCGGAAACACGCTGGGCAAGCTGGCCTGCGGCATTACAGACACAGCGGTCACCATGGCCGCCAAAGCCCATCTGCGCAACCAGCGCCCCCTTCTCATTGCCCCCTCTACCAACGACGGCCTGACTGCCTCCGCTCCCAATCTGGGGGCTCTGCTCAGCCGCAAATATATCTATTTCGTCCCCTTCGGACAGGACGACCCGGTGAAAAAGCCCACCTCCCTGGTGGCCGACTTTTCTCTGGTGGCCGACGCGGCTCAGGCAGCCCTGGAGGGGCGCCAGCTGCAGCCTCTGCTGCGGGTGGTTTAG
- the dpsA gene encoding dipicolinate synthase subunit DpsA, with amino-acid sequence MACAKTIWLLGGDRRQAELARLLAMDGHTVHTWALEEGLPAEEPGCARQPPSGLSQADCVILPLPAADGTALHSPLSQFHPSLRQVFDALAPGQLVLAGMADPGLKSLAQERGVCLLDYFAREELAVANAVPTSEGAIQIAMEQLPITLHGAQVLVLGFGRIGQATALRLAALGAEVTVAARRWEALAWAKAVGCKGVLLSQLTESPCPFQLVVNTVPALVLGREVLKALPAGCLILDLASKPGGVDRTAAQELGLPVIHALSLPGKVAPVTAAAILQTTIYHMLQELEQLGKEDAT; translated from the coding sequence ATGGCATGTGCAAAAACAATTTGGCTGTTGGGAGGAGACCGGCGGCAGGCAGAGCTGGCCCGGCTGCTGGCTATGGACGGGCATACAGTCCACACCTGGGCTTTGGAGGAGGGATTACCCGCCGAAGAGCCAGGCTGCGCCCGCCAGCCTCCCAGCGGCCTTTCTCAGGCAGACTGTGTGATCCTGCCGCTGCCGGCAGCAGATGGGACGGCACTACATAGTCCCCTGTCTCAGTTCCACCCCAGTCTGCGGCAAGTCTTCGACGCCCTGGCGCCCGGCCAGCTGGTACTGGCGGGGATGGCAGATCCAGGCTTGAAATCATTGGCCCAGGAGCGCGGGGTATGCCTGCTGGACTACTTTGCCCGGGAAGAACTGGCAGTGGCCAACGCAGTACCCACATCCGAGGGAGCGATCCAGATCGCCATGGAGCAGCTGCCCATCACCCTCCACGGCGCCCAGGTGCTGGTGTTGGGCTTTGGGCGGATCGGGCAGGCTACCGCTCTGCGTCTGGCCGCTCTAGGCGCTGAAGTGACGGTCGCCGCCCGGCGCTGGGAAGCCCTTGCCTGGGCGAAAGCCGTAGGCTGTAAGGGCGTCCTTCTGTCCCAGCTTACGGAAAGCCCCTGCCCCTTCCAGCTGGTGGTCAACACCGTCCCCGCCCTGGTTCTGGGACGGGAGGTCCTGAAAGCTCTGCCTGCCGGCTGCCTTATTCTAGATCTGGCCAGCAAACCAGGCGGCGTGGACCGCACCGCCGCCCAAGAACTGGGTCTGCCCGTCATCCATGCCCTCTCCCTGCCGGGCAAGGTGGCCCCCGTAACTGCGGCAGCCATCCTTCAAACCACCATATATCATATGCTCCAGGAATTGGAGCAGCTAGGAAAGGAAGATGCTACATGA
- a CDS encoding gamma-glutamyl-gamma-aminobutyrate hydrolase family protein (Members of this family of hydrolases with an active site Cys residue belong to MEROPS family C26.), with protein sequence MKKGIFRKFLSLCTAGALTAGLVVTASAAPDTMTRGEMAALLVESAGLSGQLAEYQAKPSAFSDVAENSTYEGAINLVYAKGLMSGTSGDTFSPNAAATQVEAAAILLRYADVPNGVLSAWPASYNTAASSTGLTQGVEYSPNSAVNKTVFVQMMSNAKAMEGKPFIGISWKSNTQDYAAFATVIRAAGGVAVELPQITSSAVEYDSSNKVTSAYLEESGMLKQAYADQIKAKNFANTNVAQVMAEVDGVFFTGGEDISPSLFAEPQKEANHGEEINATRDISDYTLMAYCIQQDIPSFAACRGMQMMSIVSGADFIQDIPDYFAAQGAEYNDLHRMPADAPNRDYARHDVDIIDKDSLLYDVVNADVLKNVSSWHHQAVKSVEGTGLTVTAKTTLNGVDIIEAVENKDKTFCVGVQFHPENDCSLVLYQGKEAPCDFDTCLTFFENLVAYASEKPVIGISWGGDPVDYTDIQDIIREAGGVVTHLPQITRYEQAVSALKSVDGIVVTGGEDINPDLYGDEHSPLLEDNTEYRDIRDTSDYNLIQAAVQTDEPMLAICRGMQMLNVVCGGGLIQDLPTYLGKDDSYRVHRNKPDWARHDITVTDTDSLLYSIVGGTSLADVASWHHQVANPQRVGQGLTVVAYGPDEVIEALEYQANDFTLGVQFHPEADALDHDAYMDFFEALLVHAA encoded by the coding sequence ATGAAGAAGGGGATCTTTCGTAAATTCTTGTCCTTGTGTACGGCTGGTGCTCTGACTGCGGGACTGGTAGTAACAGCCTCGGCAGCACCAGACACCATGACCAGAGGAGAAATGGCGGCGTTGCTGGTAGAAAGTGCCGGCCTGTCCGGTCAGTTGGCAGAGTACCAGGCGAAACCCAGCGCATTTTCTGATGTGGCTGAGAACAGCACCTATGAGGGGGCTATCAACCTGGTTTATGCAAAGGGCCTGATGAGCGGTACGAGCGGTGATACCTTCTCTCCCAATGCGGCAGCGACCCAGGTAGAAGCGGCAGCGATCCTGCTGCGGTATGCGGATGTTCCCAATGGCGTCCTGAGTGCCTGGCCTGCCAGCTATAATACTGCGGCATCCAGCACTGGCTTGACTCAGGGAGTGGAGTACAGCCCGAACAGTGCAGTGAACAAGACTGTGTTCGTTCAGATGATGTCCAATGCTAAGGCCATGGAAGGCAAGCCTTTTATCGGTATCAGCTGGAAGAGCAATACGCAGGATTATGCCGCATTTGCCACCGTGATCCGTGCAGCGGGCGGTGTGGCGGTGGAGCTGCCCCAAATCACTTCCTCTGCTGTGGAGTATGACAGCAGCAACAAGGTGACCAGCGCCTATCTGGAGGAGAGTGGGATGCTTAAGCAGGCCTACGCAGACCAGATCAAGGCAAAGAACTTTGCCAATACTAATGTGGCTCAGGTCATGGCTGAGGTGGATGGCGTGTTCTTTACCGGCGGCGAGGATATCAGCCCCTCTCTCTTTGCGGAGCCTCAGAAGGAAGCCAACCACGGGGAAGAGATCAACGCGACCCGGGATATTTCCGACTATACGCTGATGGCTTACTGCATCCAGCAGGACATCCCCTCCTTTGCAGCCTGCCGTGGTATGCAGATGATGAGCATCGTCTCCGGCGCCGACTTTATCCAGGACATTCCCGACTACTTCGCCGCCCAGGGCGCGGAGTACAATGACCTGCACCGGATGCCCGCCGATGCTCCCAATCGGGACTATGCCCGCCACGACGTGGATATTATCGACAAGGACTCCCTGCTGTACGACGTGGTAAACGCCGATGTGCTGAAGAACGTCTCCTCCTGGCACCACCAGGCGGTAAAGAGCGTGGAGGGCACTGGCCTGACCGTCACCGCCAAGACCACGCTGAATGGCGTCGATATCATTGAGGCCGTGGAGAATAAGGATAAGACCTTCTGCGTAGGCGTGCAGTTCCATCCGGAGAATGACTGCAGCCTGGTGCTCTATCAGGGCAAGGAAGCCCCCTGCGACTTTGATACCTGCCTGACCTTCTTTGAGAATCTGGTGGCCTATGCCTCTGAGAAGCCGGTCATCGGCATCTCCTGGGGCGGCGATCCGGTGGACTACACCGACATTCAGGATATTATCCGTGAGGCGGGCGGCGTAGTGACCCATCTGCCTCAGATCACCCGTTATGAGCAGGCAGTCTCCGCGCTGAAGAGCGTGGACGGCATCGTGGTTACCGGCGGCGAGGATATCAACCCCGACCTGTACGGCGATGAGCACAGCCCCCTGCTGGAGGATAACACTGAGTACCGGGACATCCGGGATACCTCTGACTACAATCTGATCCAGGCAGCGGTCCAGACCGACGAACCTATGCTGGCAATTTGCCGCGGAATGCAGATGCTGAATGTGGTGTGCGGCGGCGGTCTGATCCAGGATCTGCCCACCTATCTGGGCAAGGACGACAGCTATCGCGTCCACCGCAATAAGCCCGATTGGGCCCGTCACGACATTACCGTTACCGATACCGACTCTCTGCTGTACTCCATCGTAGGCGGCACGAGCTTGGCTGACGTAGCATCCTGGCACCACCAGGTGGCCAATCCCCAGCGTGTGGGGCAGGGCCTGACCGTGGTAGCTTACGGACCGGACGAGGTGATTGAGGCTCTGGAGTACCAGGCTAACGACTTCACCCTGGGCGTGCAGTTCCATCCTGAGGCCGACGCCCTGGACCATGATGCATACATGGACTTCTTTGAGGCGCTCCTGGTCCATGCGGCATAA
- the acrA gene encoding acryloyl-CoA reductase electron transfer subunit beta: MSTFNSADIAAFNGGVWVFCEQRQGTMMPTSFELISEGRKLADELGTKLYGILLGHNIEGIAKELGGYGADGVYVCDHPLLENYTTDGYTKVICDVIEEYKPEMMLIGATNIGRDLGPRCAARLHTGLCADCTHLDVDMGIYKDFLREASTLPAEKIDGLNTAMVLGEKHDVSRDLKMTRPAFGGHLMASIICPRFRPAMATVRPGVMKKAPFDQAKADACELIKPNFSLTEADMQTQVIEVVKAAKKLVDLIGADVVVSVGRGISKDVEGGIKLAEELAEVLGGVVGGSRATIDSGWLSADHQVGQTGKTVHPKIYVALGISGAIQHKAGMQDSECIIAVNKNENAPIFEIADYGICGDLFKVTPMLIEAIKAAKAAQ; the protein is encoded by the coding sequence ATGTCTACTTTCAACAGTGCTGATATCGCTGCCTTCAACGGCGGCGTGTGGGTATTCTGCGAGCAGCGTCAGGGCACCATGATGCCTACCTCCTTTGAGCTGATTTCCGAGGGCCGCAAGCTGGCTGACGAGCTGGGCACCAAGCTGTACGGCATTCTGCTGGGCCACAACATCGAGGGCATTGCCAAGGAGCTGGGCGGCTACGGTGCTGACGGCGTGTACGTCTGCGACCACCCCCTGCTGGAGAACTACACCACCGACGGCTACACCAAGGTCATCTGCGACGTGATCGAGGAGTACAAGCCTGAGATGATGCTGATCGGCGCCACCAACATCGGCCGCGATCTGGGCCCCCGCTGCGCCGCTCGTCTGCACACCGGTCTGTGCGCCGACTGTACTCACCTGGACGTGGATATGGGCATCTACAAGGACTTCCTGCGTGAGGCCTCCACTCTGCCCGCCGAGAAGATCGACGGTCTGAACACCGCTATGGTGCTGGGTGAGAAGCACGACGTGTCCCGCGACCTGAAGATGACCCGTCCTGCTTTCGGCGGCCACCTGATGGCTTCCATCATCTGCCCCCGTTTCCGTCCCGCTATGGCTACCGTGCGTCCCGGCGTTATGAAGAAGGCTCCCTTCGATCAGGCCAAGGCTGACGCCTGCGAGCTGATTAAGCCCAACTTCTCCCTGACTGAGGCTGATATGCAGACTCAGGTCATCGAGGTTGTCAAGGCCGCTAAGAAGCTGGTCGACCTGATCGGCGCTGACGTGGTCGTCTCCGTGGGCCGTGGTATCTCCAAGGACGTCGAGGGCGGCATCAAGCTGGCTGAGGAGCTGGCTGAGGTTCTCGGCGGCGTCGTGGGCGGCTCCCGTGCCACCATCGACTCCGGCTGGCTGTCCGCTGACCACCAGGTTGGTCAGACCGGCAAGACCGTTCACCCCAAGATCTATGTTGCTCTGGGCATCTCCGGCGCCATCCAGCACAAGGCTGGCATGCAGGATTCCGAGTGCATCATCGCTGTGAACAAGAACGAGAACGCCCCCATCTTTGAGATCGCTGACTACGGCATCTGCGGCGACCTGTTCAAGGTTACCCCCATGCTGATCGAGGCTATCAAGGCTGCTAAGGCTGCTCAGTAA
- the acrB gene encoding acryloyl-CoA reductase electron transfer subunit gamma, with protein MKIIVCVKQVPDTSGKVAVNPDGTLNRASMATITNPDDLNAVEAALVLKEQTGAEVVVVSMGPPPAEGMLREVMARGVDRAVLVSGREFGGSDTYATSQILAAAINKIGLDEDDVVFCGRQAIDGDTAQVGPQIAEKLGIPQVSYAAEITKEGKTLTIKRMLEDGYMTIKVNTPCLITCIKELNEPRYMSVGGIFECYEKPYEVLDYNALKDDPLIDPATIGLKGSPTNILTSFTPPQKGAGMMLEGADKATCEKLAGILAGKHLI; from the coding sequence ATGAAAATCATTGTTTGTGTTAAGCAGGTCCCCGATACCTCCGGTAAGGTGGCCGTGAATCCCGATGGTACTCTGAACCGCGCCTCCATGGCGACCATCACCAACCCCGACGACCTGAACGCCGTCGAGGCCGCTCTGGTCCTGAAGGAGCAGACCGGCGCCGAGGTCGTTGTCGTCTCCATGGGTCCTCCTCCTGCCGAGGGCATGCTGCGTGAGGTTATGGCTCGCGGCGTGGACCGTGCTGTTCTGGTTTCCGGCCGTGAGTTCGGCGGTTCCGATACTTATGCTACCTCTCAGATCCTGGCCGCTGCTATCAACAAGATCGGCCTGGACGAGGACGACGTGGTGTTCTGCGGCCGTCAGGCTATCGACGGCGACACCGCTCAGGTTGGTCCCCAGATCGCTGAGAAGCTGGGCATCCCCCAGGTTTCCTACGCTGCTGAGATCACCAAGGAGGGCAAGACCCTCACCATCAAGCGTATGCTGGAAGACGGCTACATGACCATCAAGGTCAACACCCCCTGCCTGATCACCTGCATCAAGGAGCTCAACGAGCCCCGTTACATGAGCGTGGGCGGCATCTTCGAGTGCTATGAGAAGCCCTACGAGGTCCTGGACTACAACGCTCTGAAGGACGATCCCCTGATCGATCCCGCTACCATCGGCCTGAAGGGTTCTCCCACCAACATCCTGACCTCCTTCACTCCTCCTCAGAAGGGCGCCGGCATGATGCTGGAGGGCGCCGACAAGGCGACCTGTGAGAAGCTGGCCGGCATCCTGGCTGGCAAGCATTTGATCTGA